From Mytilus galloprovincialis chromosome 9, xbMytGall1.hap1.1, whole genome shotgun sequence, the proteins below share one genomic window:
- the LOC143047022 gene encoding uncharacterized protein LOC143047022, with the protein MADEVDLGSKNSKNTNQDKTKGYLVIDYGEKIKAEFKFSQEQIQRQVEHLQREISLLWEIIRDLMILFGPMVIGWMGYFLSRMLFSRMWEGLFVAFNSFLMSACLILFMTPLNESLVRLMAALDEFKDLQASRDHFEDPYVEETGHGDGDFIDTADNYSNDPTEEQTTVDNLGAIQEENDGEVSDDGEENTNNNDLE; encoded by the exons ATGGCTGACGAAGTTGATCTCGGTTCGAAAAACTCAAAGAATACAAATCAAGATAAAACAAAAG GATATCTTGTTATAGACTATGGAGAAAAAATCAAAGCAGAATTTAAGTTTTCACAAGAACAAATTCAACGTCAG gtgGAACATTTGCAAAGGGAGATCTCTTTGTTATGGGAGATAATTCGCGACCTCATGATTTTGTTTGGACCAATGGTTATAGGTTGGATGGGATATTTCCTATCTAGAATGCTGTTTTCACGGATGTGGGAg GGGCTATTTGTTGCCTTCAACAGCTTTTTGATGTCAGCCTGCCTTATTTTGTTCATGACACCACTGAATGAATCACTTGTCAGACTAATGGCTGCTTTAGATGAATTCAAGGATTTACAAGCTTCACGGGACCACTTCGAGGATCCATATGTCGAGGAGACGGGTCATGGTGACGGTGATTTTATAGATACTGCAGATAACTATAGTAATGACCCTACTGAAGAGCAGACAACTGTTGATAATTTAGGGGCTATCCAAGAGGAAAACGACGGAGAAGTATCGGATGACGGAGAAGAAAATACTAATAATAATGATTTAGAATAG